From a single Deltaproteobacteria bacterium IMCC39524 genomic region:
- a CDS encoding glutamine--tRNA ligase/YqeY domain fusion protein, which yields MSHPPVQLGPNFIRNIVDEDLASGKHKSVVTRFPPEPNGYLHIGHAKSICLNFGLAALYQGRCHLRFDDTNPVKEEQEYIDAIKTDVSWLGFDWGENEYHASDYFEALYAFAEKLVEKGLAFVCDLPPEEMREYRGTLTEPGKESPYRSRTVGENLDLLRRMRAGEFDDGSRVLRAKIDMAAPNMNLRDPVLYRILRATHPRTGDAWCIYPMYDFAHGQSDSLEKITHSLCTLEFQDHRPLYDWLCEALEIYHPQQIEFARLNLTYTVMSKRRLLALVNEKHVSGWDDPRMPTLSGMRRRGFTAAAIRTFCERIGVGKSDSVIDMSTLEDCVREDLDQIAPRAMGVLRPLKVTITNYPEGQSEEFTAPKHPKKPEMGSRTIPFGREIYVDRDDFMEDPPKKFFRLGPDREVRLRYGYIIRCDEVIKDPVSGEVTELRCSYDAETGGGVLPEGRKKVKGIIHWVAAAHAVPVEVRLYDRLLSVADPASEKDRDYRELLNPESLEVLTGALVEPGLASAEAGETFQFERLGYFCVDGKGSQSDKLAFNRTVTLRDTWAKLAKG from the coding sequence ATGAGTCATCCCCCCGTGCAGTTGGGCCCCAACTTTATCCGTAATATTGTCGATGAGGATCTGGCCAGCGGTAAGCATAAAAGTGTTGTTACCCGTTTCCCACCCGAGCCCAACGGTTACCTGCATATCGGTCACGCTAAATCGATCTGTCTCAATTTCGGCCTGGCCGCACTTTACCAGGGGCGATGTCACCTGCGCTTTGATGACACCAACCCGGTTAAGGAAGAGCAGGAATATATCGATGCTATTAAAACCGATGTGAGCTGGCTCGGCTTTGACTGGGGCGAAAATGAATATCACGCTTCGGACTATTTCGAGGCTCTGTACGCTTTTGCCGAGAAACTGGTCGAAAAAGGGCTGGCTTTTGTGTGTGATCTGCCCCCCGAGGAGATGCGTGAGTATCGCGGCACCTTGACGGAGCCGGGCAAAGAGAGCCCCTACCGCAGCCGCACTGTTGGCGAGAATCTCGACCTGCTGCGACGGATGCGCGCCGGTGAATTTGATGATGGCTCACGGGTGTTGCGTGCCAAGATTGATATGGCTGCGCCCAACATGAATCTTCGCGACCCGGTGCTTTACCGGATTCTGCGTGCGACGCATCCGCGCACCGGCGATGCCTGGTGCATCTATCCGATGTACGATTTCGCCCACGGTCAGTCGGACTCCCTGGAAAAGATCACCCACTCTCTCTGTACCCTCGAGTTCCAGGATCATCGACCTCTCTACGATTGGCTCTGTGAGGCGCTGGAGATTTATCATCCTCAACAGATTGAGTTCGCACGCCTCAACCTGACCTATACGGTGATGAGCAAGCGTCGACTGCTGGCGTTGGTTAATGAAAAGCATGTCTCCGGTTGGGATGACCCTCGCATGCCGACGCTCTCGGGGATGCGCCGTCGTGGCTTTACCGCCGCAGCAATCCGCACTTTCTGCGAACGGATCGGTGTCGGTAAGAGCGACAGTGTTATTGATATGAGCACCCTGGAAGATTGTGTCCGTGAAGACCTTGATCAGATAGCGCCACGTGCCATGGGGGTCTTGCGTCCACTGAAGGTGACCATCACCAATTATCCAGAAGGGCAGAGCGAAGAGTTTACGGCACCAAAGCATCCCAAAAAACCTGAAATGGGCAGCCGGACGATTCCTTTCGGTCGTGAAATTTACGTTGACCGCGATGATTTCATGGAAGATCCGCCGAAGAAGTTTTTCCGATTGGGGCCGGATCGGGAAGTACGGCTGCGTTATGGCTATATTATTCGCTGCGATGAGGTGATCAAGGATCCGGTGAGCGGTGAGGTCACTGAATTGCGCTGCAGTTACGATGCGGAGACTGGCGGTGGCGTGTTGCCGGAAGGGCGCAAAAAGGTTAAGGGGATTATCCATTGGGTTGCTGCGGCACACGCTGTTCCTGTAGAAGTTCGTCTTTATGATCGTCTGCTCAGTGTTGCCGATCCCGCGTCCGAGAAGGACCGAGACTATCGCGAGCTCCTCAACCCGGAATCTCTCGAGGTGCTTACTGGTGCTCTTGTAGAGCCTGGGCTTGCCAGCGCGGAGGCCGGGGAAACCTTCCAGTTTGAACGTCTCGGTTATTTCTGTGTCGACGGCAAAGGCTCACAGTCAGATAAATTGGCGTTCAATCGCACTGTGACCTTACGCGACACCTGGGCGAAGTTGGCCAAGGGTTAG
- the ispF gene encoding 2-C-methyl-D-erythritol 2,4-cyclodiphosphate synthase yields MIRIGHGFDVHRLVPDRPLVLGGVTIPYEYGLHGHSDADVLLHAVSDAILGALGLGDIGRYFPDTDETYKGINSVLLLEHVVGLATARGFRVSNLDTTVVAQRPKLAPFVVQMVVNLAKVCQVPGGCVNVKATTTEQLGFTGRGEGISAHAVVLMATSDS; encoded by the coding sequence ATGATACGCATTGGTCATGGTTTCGATGTTCATCGCCTGGTTCCTGATCGTCCTCTGGTTCTGGGGGGTGTTACCATTCCCTACGAATATGGTCTGCACGGGCATTCAGATGCTGATGTTTTGTTGCATGCGGTTTCTGATGCCATCCTCGGCGCTCTGGGTCTTGGTGATATAGGACGTTACTTCCCTGACACTGATGAGACCTACAAAGGGATCAACAGTGTGCTGCTTCTGGAGCATGTCGTCGGTTTGGCAACGGCCCGCGGTTTTCGAGTCAGCAATCTGGACACGACTGTGGTTGCACAGCGCCCCAAATTGGCCCCCTTTGTTGTCCAGATGGTGGTCAACCTGGCCAAGGTTTGCCAGGTCCCGGGCGGCTGCGTGAATGTGAAGGCGACAACAACCGAGCAGCTTGGCTTTACCGGCCGCGGAGAAGGGATCTCCGCACATGCAGTCGTGTTGATGGCCACAAGCGACAGCTGA
- the ispD gene encoding 2-C-methyl-D-erythritol 4-phosphate cytidylyltransferase, producing MNVHVLIPAAGTGSRIGGDTRKQYLELGDRPILVQTLSRLADQPQISSIHLVVPEEDVATCRADLVERYRLEKIGVVIAGGAERQDSVRNGLEACGAADQDVILIHDGVRPFFPQEQIGPLVQLAAAEGAAILAVPAQDTIKEVFDGLVRSTLDRSLLWQVQTPQAFRCDRIREAHRRAYAGGYLGTDDASLVEWCGWPVAVLPGHPHNIKITTPADLALARALIAAGEVSLT from the coding sequence ATGAATGTTCATGTTCTGATCCCGGCTGCAGGCACTGGCAGCAGGATCGGTGGTGATACGAGAAAGCAGTACCTGGAGCTTGGCGATCGGCCGATTCTGGTGCAGACGCTGTCACGGCTTGCTGATCAACCGCAAATTTCTTCAATTCACCTGGTTGTTCCAGAGGAGGATGTCGCCACTTGTCGGGCCGACCTGGTGGAACGCTATCGTCTGGAAAAGATCGGTGTCGTGATTGCCGGGGGTGCAGAACGACAGGACTCTGTTCGTAACGGGCTGGAGGCTTGTGGCGCGGCGGATCAGGATGTGATTCTTATTCACGATGGCGTTCGCCCGTTCTTTCCGCAGGAGCAGATAGGTCCGCTGGTGCAGTTGGCTGCTGCCGAGGGTGCTGCGATCCTGGCTGTTCCGGCACAGGATACGATCAAAGAGGTCTTTGACGGGCTGGTACGTTCGACCCTGGATCGAAGCCTGCTCTGGCAGGTGCAGACTCCCCAGGCGTTTCGCTGTGACAGAATTCGTGAGGCGCACAGACGGGCTTATGCCGGCGGCTATCTTGGCACTGATGATGCCTCCCTGGTTGAATGGTGCGGCTGGCCGGTTGCCGTTCTTCCCGGTCATCCACACAATATCAAGATAACGACGCCGGCAGACCTGGCCCTGGCCAGGGCTTTGATCGCGGCGGGAGAGGTCTCTCTGACATGA
- a CDS encoding CarD family transcriptional regulator produces the protein MFKIGDRAVYPAQGVGVVENIESREFCGQTHDFYILRIIDNDMTIMVPVGNAHQVGLRTLISKDKVETIYNVLEEKQIGSLAIASWSRRQREYNDKIKTGDPIDVAEVLRELYLIKEEKELSYGEKKVLELARRLLVKELALAEGIEEDMVTERLENMVN, from the coding sequence ATGTTTAAAATTGGTGACCGAGCTGTATACCCTGCACAAGGGGTCGGTGTTGTTGAAAATATTGAGTCTCGCGAGTTCTGCGGTCAAACCCACGACTTTTATATCCTGCGCATCATTGATAACGATATGACCATCATGGTCCCGGTGGGCAATGCCCATCAGGTTGGTTTGCGTACTCTGATCAGTAAAGACAAAGTCGAGACAATATACAATGTCCTCGAGGAAAAGCAAATCGGCTCTTTGGCAATTGCTTCCTGGAGCCGCCGACAGCGTGAATACAACGACAAGATCAAAACGGGTGACCCGATTGATGTTGCTGAAGTTCTGCGCGAGCTTTACCTGATCAAGGAAGAGAAAGAACTTTCTTACGGTGAGAAAAAAGTTCTGGAGTTGGCCAGAAGGCTGTTGGTCAAGGAGCTGGCTCTTGCTGAAGGCATCGAGGAAGATATGGTGACGGAACGCCTCGAAAATATGGTCAACTGA
- a CDS encoding putative 2-dehydropantoate 2-reductase — MRIGVIGSGALGLFYGSLLQRAGHDVHFLLRRDYQAITSSGLKVTSPRGDFQLRQVKGYRNSSEIGPVDLVLIGLKAYANQSLIGLVRPLVNDGTTILTLQNGLGNEELLATAFTAEQIVGGVAFLCCNRGEPGTVHHLDQGAIRIAEFVHKPGSRLEALSKSFNQADIPCTTGPDLARIRWEKLVWNIPFNGLCALTGLPTNQLLNCPETRQLITEIMQEVIAAANQQGLSEAIDATATIEPMLQTTAGMGAYRPSMMIDRQQGAPLELAAIYAIPLQQAARTNTPMPRTAMLHALLQATEHPEQDNS, encoded by the coding sequence ATGCGTATTGGCGTAATCGGCTCCGGTGCTCTTGGGCTTTTTTATGGAAGCCTGCTGCAACGGGCCGGACATGATGTTCATTTTCTCCTGCGTCGCGACTACCAGGCGATCACTTCATCTGGCCTGAAAGTCACTTCACCTCGTGGTGACTTCCAGCTGCGACAGGTCAAGGGCTACCGCAACAGCTCAGAGATCGGCCCGGTCGACCTGGTCCTGATCGGCCTGAAAGCCTATGCTAATCAGTCACTTATTGGACTTGTCCGCCCGCTGGTAAACGACGGGACCACAATCCTGACTCTGCAAAACGGTCTCGGCAACGAGGAGCTCTTGGCAACAGCCTTCACTGCAGAACAGATCGTGGGAGGGGTTGCCTTTCTTTGCTGTAATCGCGGTGAGCCAGGAACGGTTCACCACCTCGACCAGGGCGCCATCCGCATTGCCGAGTTCGTTCACAAGCCCGGCAGTAGACTCGAGGCTCTGTCCAAAAGCTTCAATCAAGCGGACATCCCCTGCACCACGGGCCCCGATCTCGCCCGAATCCGCTGGGAAAAATTGGTCTGGAACATCCCCTTCAACGGCCTTTGCGCCTTAACTGGCCTGCCGACCAATCAACTTCTGAACTGCCCGGAAACCCGGCAACTGATTACGGAGATCATGCAGGAAGTGATCGCCGCCGCCAACCAGCAAGGCTTATCGGAAGCCATCGATGCAACCGCCACCATTGAACCGATGCTACAGACAACTGCAGGCATGGGCGCTTACCGGCCAAGCATGATGATTGATCGTCAACAGGGGGCGCCTCTGGAGCTTGCCGCGATCTATGCGATCCCCCTGCAGCAGGCCGCTCGCACCAACACACCAATGCCGCGGACCGCGATGCTCCACGCTCTCTTGCAGGCAACCGAGCATCCTGAACAAGACAATAGCTGA
- the lexA gene encoding transcriptional repressor LexA, with the protein MSKLTNRQQQVYDFLVAYLADKGYPPTLQDIASHLHVSGNLGVLRHLKALEREGLITRSPGSSRSITLTNRVERGAVLLPLVGSVRAGVPELAMEEVEAHIAVDSVLVKSRDAFLLRVKGDSMIEAHILAGDLAVIRPQSTAENGEIVVVLIDGEATLKRFFHEGDRIRLQPENAGMAPIIIAAGTLDVAIVGKVTGLCRVLE; encoded by the coding sequence ATGTCAAAACTGACGAACCGACAACAGCAGGTCTACGACTTTCTGGTCGCTTATCTGGCTGACAAAGGTTATCCGCCGACCCTTCAGGATATCGCCAGTCATCTTCATGTCTCCGGTAACCTCGGTGTCTTACGTCACCTCAAGGCTCTGGAACGAGAAGGCCTGATCACCCGGAGCCCCGGCAGCTCTCGTTCCATCACCCTGACGAATCGTGTCGAGCGTGGTGCAGTCCTTTTGCCGTTGGTTGGTAGCGTGCGGGCCGGTGTTCCGGAATTGGCGATGGAGGAAGTTGAGGCGCATATCGCCGTGGACTCTGTGCTGGTTAAATCCCGGGATGCGTTTCTGCTGCGGGTCAAGGGTGACTCGATGATTGAGGCGCATATCCTTGCTGGAGACTTGGCGGTGATTCGTCCGCAGTCAACGGCGGAGAATGGTGAAATTGTAGTGGTTCTGATTGATGGCGAGGCCACCTTGAAGCGTTTTTTCCATGAAGGTGATCGCATCCGCCTGCAGCCGGAGAATGCCGGCATGGCGCCGATCATCATTGCTGCCGGCACGCTGGATGTGGCGATTGTCGGCAAGGTGACCGGCCTCTGCCGTGTTCTGGAATAG
- a CDS encoding rhomboid family intramembrane serine protease — translation MPEPTVDILSPEPSHEEWRPLSSRLDTTKAITLSKRQMRSWSLVLAARHIPCHPERRGFGWQLLVPANMLALATKELRQYESENHGWPPPPPQESPLIDNRATTLWVLIAIGVFYNLTLRDINLAGHYPVNWHELGNAHAGKIMDGQWWRLITALTLHADWQHLLGNLVIGGVFISRLCRDLRSGPGWLLLLAAGTLGNLINAWLQNPAHRAVGASTAVFGAVGILAAISMVRYRQNLRLRRRWTLPVAAALGLLAMLGVGGENTDLGAHLFGFLFGLPLGFGAELAIERYGRPLWKVNTLMAMTSIVIVIGAWWAALN, via the coding sequence ATGCCTGAGCCAACCGTCGACATCCTTTCGCCCGAACCGAGCCACGAAGAGTGGCGGCCCTTATCCTCGCGGCTCGACACAACAAAAGCGATCACCCTGTCAAAACGACAGATGCGCAGTTGGTCGCTGGTTCTGGCCGCACGCCACATCCCCTGCCATCCAGAACGACGGGGCTTCGGTTGGCAGTTGCTGGTCCCGGCAAACATGCTGGCGCTGGCAACAAAAGAACTGCGCCAGTACGAGAGCGAAAATCATGGCTGGCCCCCCCCACCCCCGCAAGAGTCACCCCTGATCGACAATCGCGCGACCACCCTCTGGGTCTTGATTGCTATCGGGGTTTTCTACAATCTCACCCTGCGCGACATCAACCTCGCCGGACACTACCCCGTTAACTGGCATGAACTGGGCAACGCCCACGCTGGCAAGATCATGGACGGTCAATGGTGGCGCCTGATTACCGCTCTCACACTGCACGCCGACTGGCAGCACTTGCTGGGTAACCTGGTGATTGGAGGCGTATTCATTTCACGCTTGTGTCGTGACCTGCGCTCCGGTCCAGGCTGGCTGTTGCTGCTGGCCGCCGGAACCTTAGGTAATCTGATTAACGCCTGGCTGCAAAACCCTGCTCACCGAGCGGTCGGTGCCTCCACAGCGGTCTTCGGCGCGGTCGGCATCCTGGCCGCCATCAGCATGGTGCGCTACCGTCAGAATTTGCGCCTACGCCGGCGCTGGACCTTACCGGTCGCAGCGGCCCTCGGCCTGCTCGCCATGCTCGGTGTCGGCGGTGAGAACACCGACCTCGGCGCCCACCTGTTCGGCTTCCTCTTCGGCCTGCCGCTCGGCTTCGGCGCCGAACTGGCCATAGAGAGATATGGCCGCCCCCTCTGGAAGGTGAACACTTTAATGGCCATGACCAGCATCGTCATCGTCATCGGAGCCTGGTGGGCGGCCCTGAACTGA
- a CDS encoding DUF3014 domain-containing protein — protein MKSWPFRFGLIVIGAIIGIAYWYFYLPGQEEPEQVFTPAPVVEPNVEPVIQHPVTTTPEELESTEPLIDLEKPLPELKQSDLPMAEILAKLFADQKLDRFFILEHFIERFVVMVDNLPRPQLPATHRPLKKTPGKFLAQGERDQLTIAPANYKRYTPLIKLWASLDTTQVVAVYKRLFPLFQQAYQELGYPKAYFNDRLVEVIDHLLVTPQITGPVYLTQPKALYLYADPDLEALSAGRKILLRCGPENAAQIKTLLHKYRKLLAAS, from the coding sequence ATGAAAAGTTGGCCCTTCCGGTTTGGACTTATCGTTATCGGTGCAATCATCGGTATTGCTTATTGGTATTTTTATCTTCCCGGACAAGAGGAGCCGGAGCAGGTGTTCACGCCGGCACCGGTTGTCGAGCCAAACGTTGAACCGGTGATCCAACATCCGGTCACCACAACCCCTGAAGAGCTGGAAAGTACTGAGCCACTCATCGACCTGGAAAAACCTCTGCCGGAGCTGAAGCAGAGTGACCTGCCGATGGCCGAGATTCTCGCCAAGCTCTTTGCCGACCAGAAGTTGGACCGTTTCTTTATCCTCGAACATTTTATCGAGCGCTTCGTGGTCATGGTCGACAACCTGCCGCGGCCACAGCTGCCGGCGACCCACCGGCCACTAAAAAAAACACCTGGAAAATTTCTGGCGCAGGGAGAACGCGATCAATTAACGATCGCTCCGGCCAACTATAAGCGCTACACACCGCTGATCAAGTTGTGGGCCTCACTCGACACCACGCAGGTTGTCGCTGTCTACAAACGCCTCTTCCCGCTCTTCCAGCAAGCCTACCAGGAGCTAGGCTACCCGAAGGCTTACTTCAATGACCGCCTGGTTGAAGTCATCGATCACCTGTTGGTCACTCCGCAGATAACCGGACCTGTTTATTTGACCCAACCCAAGGCCCTTTACCTCTATGCCGACCCTGATCTGGAAGCTCTCTCGGCCGGCCGCAAGATCCTGCTGCGTTGCGGTCCGGAAAATGCGGCTCAGATCAAGACCCTGCTGCACAAGTATCGCAAATTGCTCGCGGCGAGCTGA
- a CDS encoding ATP-binding protein, which yields MMLKPEVVAQLERVLSSVEQLLPKACKPVDWLTCSAANWRRHSFSGFLEPVKVTDTTTLDELLGVEDQKEIMIDNTRQFLAGLPANNSLLWGSRGTGKSSLVKALLNEYAADGLRVIQVEKEDLIYLSEIFAAVENEPYRFILLCDDLTFEVGELSYKMLKSALDGSVYSAPENVLIYVTSNRRHLLPEYESDHLGGKYVKGELQQSEAMEEKVSLSDRFGLWVPFHVFSQERYLDAVRLCVERQARERKVEIPWSPELEQDAVKWSRDKSKRCGRTAFQFSKNWVGRYLLKKQAA from the coding sequence ATGATGTTGAAACCCGAAGTTGTTGCCCAGTTGGAGCGTGTTCTCAGTTCCGTAGAACAGTTGTTGCCCAAGGCGTGCAAGCCGGTTGACTGGTTGACCTGCTCCGCTGCTAATTGGCGCCGTCATTCCTTTTCCGGCTTTCTCGAGCCGGTCAAAGTGACCGACACCACCACTCTTGATGAACTTCTCGGTGTTGAAGACCAGAAGGAAATCATGATCGATAATACCCGGCAGTTCCTTGCCGGCTTGCCCGCCAATAATTCGCTGCTCTGGGGTTCGCGTGGGACCGGTAAATCTTCCCTGGTTAAGGCTCTGCTCAATGAGTACGCCGCCGATGGTTTGCGCGTCATCCAGGTGGAGAAGGAAGACCTGATCTATCTGTCGGAGATTTTTGCCGCAGTAGAGAACGAGCCTTATCGGTTTATTCTGCTCTGCGACGATCTGACCTTCGAGGTCGGCGAGCTGAGCTACAAGATGCTGAAGAGCGCACTCGACGGCTCGGTCTATTCAGCACCGGAGAACGTACTGATCTACGTGACCTCGAACCGTCGCCACTTGTTGCCTGAATATGAATCCGATCATCTCGGCGGTAAATACGTCAAAGGGGAATTGCAGCAGAGCGAGGCGATGGAGGAGAAGGTCTCACTTTCCGACCGTTTTGGTCTGTGGGTCCCCTTCCACGTGTTCAGCCAGGAGCGTTACCTTGACGCCGTCCGTCTCTGTGTGGAGCGCCAGGCCCGTGAACGCAAGGTCGAAATCCCCTGGTCTCCTGAGCTCGAGCAGGATGCGGTGAAATGGTCACGTGACAAGAGCAAACGCTGCGGGCGAACCGCTTTCCAGTTCTCCAAGAACTGGGTCGGGCGCTACCTGCTGAAGAAGCAGGCGGCCTGA